Part of the Perognathus longimembris pacificus isolate PPM17 chromosome 1, ASM2315922v1, whole genome shotgun sequence genome, TAAAATAAGTATCATAATGGATCAGAAGAAAGCATATAAGTTGATAACCTTCCTAATGCAGAGCAACACCAAgccaaattaagaagagtaatcATAGGAGAAATCTCTGACTTTTCTTTGCTCATGACCTAGCCCCATACAACAAAATCAACCAGAGGATTTCTGTGGATCCAGTCACCTCTGAACACAAACTAACATGTCAGGCTGAGGGATACCCCGAGGCTGAAGTCATCTGGACAAGCAGTGACCACCGATTCCTGAGTGGCGAGACTAATATCACCCAGTCCCAGAGGGAGAAGCTTTTTAATGTGACCAGCATGCTGAGAATCAACACTACAGCCAATGAGATTTTCTACTGTACTTTTCGGAGATTCGATTCCTgggaaaacaatacagcagaattGATCATTCCAGGTAATATTCTGAATATCAAAATGTGTTGAACTCATGATGGCTGCTCATCATAGTCATTGGATGAGGGTTGGATAAGTGAATGACTGGACAACACTATATTTGCTAAATACATGCTATTTCCTCACACCTCCCCCCAAGTCATAGTGCTGCATAATAAATATTCAGCATAGTTATTGAATAGTATCTACTTGCTAAGCAGCATATTAGGCATTGGCTATTCATAGATAAGTAAGACACAGTTCCCACTCCAGAAACAAGCAAGTAAACATTTGCATGTGGGaaatgatcctatacttaaagtACCTAGGGAGATTTAAGGGTGATATTTGACTCCCCCCCATGTTTCAAGAACCCAAGTCCCTAGCACCTAGTAGTTGCTTCTTTCTTCCTAGGGTTCCTGTGGCAGGAAGTAAATGGAATATACTTTTGTCTTATTCCAAACAGGAGACATACTTTTTCCCCCATATGCCTCATCCTAAGCTTTCGATAATATTTCAGCTCAGAGCAGTCTGCTTTGAACCATTAACCttgtgtccctgggctttttagcTCatagccagcactctatcacttgagccacacttccacttctggttatttggagataagagcatccccgatttgtctgcttgggctgatgatgaaccatgattctcaggcttcagccttctgagtagctagaaccgTAAGAGTGAGCTGCTGGTGTTAGACAGGGAAATTGCTTAATGTAAACCAAAAGGTGTTCtgaaagctgggtgcctgtggctgatgtctgtaattctagctactcaagaggctgagatctgaggattgtggctcaaagatagcccaggcaggaacgtctgtgagactcttatctccagaaaactagaagtagcactgtggctcaagtggtagagcactagccttgagcaaaagaaactcaaggatagcacccaggccctgagtccaagccccatgttcaccaccaccaccaacaaaaggttCTGAGGTTACTTCTCACTCCTCCCCCCTAATAGATGTTGACAAATTTCAGTGTCAAACtgatagagaaaacaaatgaaaatttaggTTGAAAAGTCAACCAATATATAAAGGAAATCCAGGATGGGATTATGAACAAATAGGGAAAAAGTATTTAGAAAATAAGGGAGAGGCTGTTATGTCAAGAGATGGCATTTTTCCTGTATCTTTGTGTCATGGTACCCCTTTTTCTTCTGTGTAGGACCACAGACAGAGACTTGGAGAAAAATAAGTAACTTTGGTTCCCATTAGGACCAAGATGTGAGGAACTGAAGATACTTAACTGCAGGTTGATCTTCCCTGTTCCTCTGTGTTCTATGTTTAAAAAAGCATGAGGAAGTGGTATCATTAAGACTGCCATTTAGTTTCAAACAGTCATGTACTGTAGTATTTAGAGCCTTGCAAGAAATCACGTAGTGTTTCCATTTTGTAGGCTGCTTAAAAATCTTAGAGATCTCAAAACTGATTAAGAGCAGCAGAAGAACTCAATTCCAGTTTCATCTGTCCAAAACCTGTTATTCCTTCATTTCTCCAGGGCTCTCACTTTCCTACCTTTTCCTACCAAAACTATCTCCTCTCTGGCCATTCACTTTaagtatttaagaaaattaaccTAAAGCTAAACTGAATTCAACTTCTAGCATGATTATTCTCCTGACCACTTTccataaaaacattattttattcaggcacggtggctcaaacttataatcctagctacttgagaggtggagaCTGGGAGGTCATAGTTCAAGTCCAGACCCAAGGCTCCCCCCCCAAAAtttgaaagactccatctcaactgatGGTTGAACGTGCTAGTTCATGCCTATGAGATAAAGCATTGAGATAAAGGCATAAATCAAAGGATCATAGTCCAAGAGgaataaaaatgagatttttgagatatcaaaaataactaatgcaaaaagggCTAGTAGAGTGGCTTAAGTGGGATAGAACCTACCTAGTAAGCAAGAGGCCCTACAAATATAAAAGTACTACAAATATaacttcatatacatacatattacatgtgctttacacacacacacacacacacacacacacacacacacacacatagtgaattctttttgtttttcagaaccaCCCTTGGTACTTTCTGAAACCAAGAGGACTCACTTGGTGATGCTGGGAtccttcctgcttttcctttttgtagCAGTATCAGTCTTCTGCTTAAGAAAAGATGGTatgttggactgggaatgtggcttagtggtaaagcggttgcctagcatgcataaagccctaggtttgattcctcagtaccacataaacagaaaaagctagaagtggtgctgtggctcaagtggtagagtgctagccttgagcaaaagaagctcagggatagtgcccagaccctaagttcaacccccagcactggccataaaaaagatGGTATGTCCTTCATTGCAATGATTGTCACTGGGGACGGGGTAGTGTTTGAAGATGTTGTCACAGTGGCACTTAGTAGGCAGAACTGGAGATTCTAAGTATCTTACCATGTGCAGGCTGGTCCCACATAACAATGTACTGTCCTACTCAAAATGCAATTTGGGAAACACTGATGTGGTAACTACCTTCCTATTAGCTTTCCCTTTGAGCACTTACTTTCAACTATGCTATTGCTGGGTGCACCTGTGTGCCACCTCTTCCATCAGGCCTACTCCTTTTGCTCTTCTGGAGTTTTGCCTATGTTGGAGGATGGCACTGAATCCTCTGGTAACTTTGTTGAGGGATGAGATGGGAGAATAGCTTTAAGAAAACTGACTTATCTTTGCAAGCAGACAAAGTGACATCTCACTGTTCAATAGAAATCACAGTGAAGCAGAATGGGATTGCTGTGTGAAGATCTGGTGTACAGCAGTAGGTGGGAGGATGGATGtttgtggaggaggaagaaaatttgAGTGTCCTACTGCTTCATCCTATCATGCAAAGAAGCACAGCCTTAGAAGTACTAAAACACCTGTTGGTGTTAGTTGAATTTGAATATTTCATTAGTTGCAACGTTATATTGAGCTTATTTCTGGGTAgcatacataataaaaataattccttcTATAGTGCTATAGTATTTTTACCATAGGATTATTTTGCAAGTTAACTGAAGGAAGTGttacatcattaaaaaataatttgcatgTGTTTATTTCTCTACTTACTCCTGGGAATGATTAAAATCCAGGGAAATGAATATATTCAAATAATTCCCTTCCATTTTAAGAGGATTCAGAGTGAGCATTTTCCCCAGATTGAGACATATAACAAGAAATCCAGTCATCTTTGTATAGAACTGTTTGATGTCAATTAGGGAAGTAAAACACAGAAGGGAATCCAGTAGTCGTAGAGAATTTCCCCATAACCTCTTAGAAAGAGTGGGTGGATCTGGGAAACTGGTCTTAGCTAGGTGGGGGAGCGGTTTAAAGCTAAGCTGTTTCCAAAGACTAGAGCTCTTATCAGAACTAAGGTAGTTGGCAATTAtatgaggatcaagtttcaaccACTGGGAGGTTGGGAGATGGACTAGATTTGCACAAGGATGTGGCTAACTACCTTTTTCTGGCCTTCATTATAAATTTGTTTTGTCATTCTGTTACATATAAGACCTTTTGTGAGGATGGTGGTAACAAGTATGTTTTCATAATAATTATCTCATTTGATTTGCAGGATAAGATATAATAATTTTCTCGACTTGAGAGCTGTAGAAACTGAAAACCACTGAAAGGTTCCATGGCTTATTGGTGGTATAGCTAGGATTCCAATCCAATCCGTGTCTTCTTGCTTATGATCCTTTGCTCAGTTGAAAATTCCGGTTGAATTTCCCTGTTAAAGTAGGGCTGGTTTTCCCAATGTGCACAATTATTTGCTTCCTGAGTTTGGAACCTGTCACTAGGTAACAGGGTGGACATACAGCACCGCCCCCCGGAAacattagttttttcttttttcttgtttctttggggaaaaaaaaaagatttgttggcTTTATGAATGGCCAGAAAACCAAGAGATAATAAGGTTCCACAGAATTTGATCAATCCCTAGGCAAAGATGGAAAAGTATATGCTCTGAAAGAATAATCTAAGAGTTAAAGTATGTGCCCTAAACTTTTGGGCCCCTGAAACAAGGAATGATACTTCGTTTGGTGAGTTAGAACTGAAAGTGTTTCATGGGAGACTTGTCAAGTGGGATATAGACTTGTGCTCTATAAAAacagaagtgatttttttcccctcttagttAGAATGACAGATGTGGGAAAATGTGGCATCCGAGATGCAAATTTGAAGCAAAAAAACTGATGATGGCATGGGAagttgaaggaaaaggaaagaaaaaactaaagcaatagcaggggtggggtggaaatCTGTTCATCATGATCTCATTTCCTGTTAGAGGAGGCTCATTGTGCATTGCCCGTCTAACCTGAGTATCCCCCACATTTGAAGAGACTTAGGAATGCCCTCCAGTGAAAAGTGGTGACCAGCtttgtggagagaggaaggaagaagatggaCAGTTTCTCTGCTAATCTATTGTCTGTATACCAATATCTTCCTGATATAGTAGACTCTATCAACTTACGGATGACCATTAATCAATTCATTAATCCTAACTTGGTGTATGTCAGCCACTGTTAACTGTCTCAAGTATTGTATGAAGTATCTCAGTtcatcccctgcccccccccccccgcatgagaTAAATACTAGAATCATTCTCCTGTTATGtagagaaaagaagaggacaaAGATAATAATGTAAAGCACCAAGAACACACAACTGAtgacaaaaatcaagttttcAGGTTCACTAGCCTAACAGGAGATCCTCACTCTAACTAAATTTGCTTCATTCCATTTGGCTACAAATGTCTACACTTACAAAAGGGTAGAAAAAAAACTCTCCCAttatattaagttaaaaaaattaaactaaacaaTGAGCCCTGATTTAAAGTAGTGTAATTCATTTGAACAAGCTTAGGCAAGTTCCATTATGTAGGCCATTTATATTAGAAATCTAGTCAGTAAATATTAGATCATCCTACAAAACCAACCATCCTAGTCAGCTCAGGACTGAGGAGTTTATCAAGACACCAGACTTAAAGTTTTAAAATCCTGGATAAACCAGAATGGTTAGTTATCGTTTGTCATGTAAGAGTAACGGCATAAATATGTTTTACCTCTTTCTCTTACTGTTAAATGGTATAACAGACTGAGTTTGTTTCTCATTGAGTAATGCCTAATGAAATTAATATACTATTATCATTCTCCAGACACACAGTTTGAGGAGACATAATCAGCATTGGACTTCTGATCTTCAGGAGGGATTCTTAGCCTAGAGTTTGGGAGTTGACAAATGAAAGGGCCTGTGGGGTCCAGATGATGTGGGACTTTTAAAGGCCAAAGCTCTGAATGTGGAACCAGGGGAAAacaaagagaatgaagaaagatGAAACCTGGGAAGAAACCCTAACAATACTTCAAATGAACAGAGAACCTCATTGGTGCACAGGAAACGGACAGCCAGCACTCCTGAGTGAGGAGCCTCCATGCACCTGGTCCATCACTCCTTTAGGAAAGCAGGTTGAGAATCCCTCACTTAAGGGTCAGTTCTTGCAGAAACACCTTTTGCCTCTGCTCAGTAACCAAATCCATCTTGTAGGGACCAGAAGTCCTAAGATTGGAAGACTGAGTTGTTTCGATTTTTTGTGAATCTGTGGCGGTCTTCTCATCAGGGGAGTGTGATTGTTAATGATTTATTTTGAGCATATTTTGTAGTAAAGGTGAAAATGTTGTTGTATTCAACCTGCTACTTATAAATAACTTGTTTGTGTGCAGAAGAACATAAGGTATTTGCCAGGTGCTTGATACCATGAGGAACTGTTGGTACAAAGAGGAAGGACAAAGAGCAACTCCTGGGTGTGTGTGATCTTACCTTATTTAACCCATTGCTGTTTGGTTAACTCCAATCCTTTTATTCTTCCTCTGACACAGTCTCTGCCCTATTTAAATATCAGCTTCATAACTATGTGGTACCATAGCTACATGATCTCATTTCATCCTGGGTAGCACTCCCACTATGGCAACAGCTATTATTCTATTTGCTGTAGCTGAGGATGCAGAGAGATTAGGTGACTTGCCCACGGAAGTAAACAGCAGCCCTCAGATTTCCATAACGCACCCACCGTCCTTTCTGAATACAATTTATAGTTGGATTTTGAGAAATGTATTAATCCAAAAACTATTTATTGAGAGTGTTGGCCTATTATATTAGGCAGCATTGAATATACAGATGTGAGGCAGACAAAGTATCTGTTGGATATATTCAAACCTGTTAATAatcaaaagaattttattttatgagaaGTTAATACTTAAAAGACTGTGGAAAACAGTGCTCGAACTCCTTTGCTAGCATTATATTTACCCCCAATTTATTCATTGTTGTCATGTACTCTATATTTTATGTATAGTGTCTAGTATTCCTTCCTTTGTAGCActtgcttttttaatttaaatgctaTTAAAATTTGAATCTATGTTCTTTTGTGCTTCAAAATTCAGAGGGTCCAATAAAAGACCATAAAAGATCTTCATTCTACCCTCTTAACATCCATTTTCCCTTTCCAAAAGCagcctttaaaaaattatgtattaggtctgggaatatggcctagtagtagagtgcttgcctcttatacatgaagctctgggttcaattcctcagcaccatatatgtagaaaagaccagaagtggtgctgtgactcaagtggtagagtgcaagccttgaacaaaaagaagccagggacagtgctcaggccctgagtccaagccccaggactggcaaaataataataataaaatgaataaataaataatgtattatTCTGAAGAGATGTATGTTAAAAGTACATTAAAGTTTTGTTATAACTGGTAACACTTTATTCATTGGTTATGCTCTttgctaatttttatttaatatagtAATTCTTCTATAGCAGCTAGAACAGATTTGAAATTCCAAACAGTCAGAAACTGTGTCATGTTTGTTTCTAGTTTACTTTCTCCTAGCCTCTTCATATCTTCCATAAGATTTAGACAATGTTGACTATCTACCACATATACCTTTAGACAGTCAGCAGTTGGTATTTACTTGCTCTCTGACTGAGTTTAAATCTGGCTAATTTTGTGTTTGCTGAAAGAGAGAGCCATGGCTCCACAGGGTATATGGATTCAATTCAGTAAGAATGGGCAGCCTTATTACTATCTGCTTCCAGACAGAAGCATGTCTGCAACCTCTTCCCTGCCTTTTTTGCACATTTAGACTTTAATGCTGCACTTACATGTTTTTCCCCCTAGAAATTCCAGTAGTGAAATATGACTTGGCTGCTGGCTGCCCTAGATTCTAGGCCAGTAGCTCTTCTTGGAAGTTTGAATGCCACTGGCTCCTATCAGGAGACAGGCCCTTAAGATACTGTTTTTGAAAGACTTTAAGATTCAGTGCCTTCTTGGGAGGTCCCAAAGTTTCCTGTCCCTATTTGGTGATTTGTtagcattttctttgttttgtcagttatCAAGTCTAAAGAAAGAGAATCCCCAACAGGACTCCTGTTCTCCATTTACAGGTGTGCATTTGTAGAATGATTTGTGGGGCAAGGGCTTGCATGTGTAGAGTTCAAGTAAAAGTTCTGGCTGAGAAAGACATATGTCCACTCATATTCCAAAATCTTATCACCTTATGGTGTTGGATTTGTAAGGCACTTTATTCttctctgttttatttcattgtaaatGATGTAAGGAAAGATGATATTTAATTGTGCATTTGACTATTAATACTTTCAATaacttaataataaaatgttcttatttattttaccattgaCCGACCAGCCTGTCTGTTTTATTTGCTGTGTGTTTTGTGAAGCCACTCTTACATTAACCTCCAGTGGAGAAAGTCACTCTGAAGATCTGCATCCCTCATCTCAATTCTTTATAGTCTCTAGGTTGACACGGCATGTTCTTGGATCCTATGTGAAGGAAATAATCAagataattatttatatttatttgtatttacttgTTTCTGCTAGtatagggtttgaacccagggttttatgtttacaagacaggtactctaccacttaagctatgtccAATCCTTTTTCTAagtgattatttttcaaataggcttTGGATTTCCCCCCCAATTCTCCTGGTCTAGTCCTCTTACTTACACCTCTTGTATAACTGGAACAGCAAGCATGTGCCGCCATGCTTTTTTGTTGATATGGGGTCTCATTTCTTCCCAGGGCTaatattgaaccatgatccttctgacctttgagtagatgggattacagttgtgaacaatCATGCCtgtcaaattaatttaaaaataatgtatcaaATAGTTTAATTCTCTTTAATTTCATAGCTTCTCTTAGAACAATACCAAGAGTCAAAATTCTGTCATCCAAGTTGAAAATCTGAAGAGCAGAGGATGGGAGAGCAAGCGTAGAATCCAAGAGAACTAGGGAAACACAGGGTCTCTCCTCTAAGAGCACCCTTCAGATCTATAAACATGGGTATATGAGCCAGTGTGGTTGACATCAGATGTATTTCAAGTCACTGGATTCtgtaaaggaaatgagaaagctAGAACTAAGCCATGAAGGGAATAGAATCCTAAAATTTGAGTTGAACCCTAAGATAATCTATAGTTTTAAATGACAAGCTTCCCaagttctaggattacaggcatgtaccaccacacttggccTATTAAATTCAACTTAAAGGGACTTGATATTGTGATCATTTTTCTGAATCAGACACATTCAAAAGATGCTTgtggctatttctttttttttctttttttttttttttgccagtcctgggccttggactcagggcctgagcactgtccctggcttcttcccgctcaaggctagcactctgccacttgagccacagcgccgcttctggccgttttctgtatgtggtgctggggagtcgaacctagggcctcgtgtatccgaggcaggcactcttgccgctaggctatatccccagccccgcttgtgGCTATTTCTAATAATATATGTTAGATTCTAGATGGTTTTAAAGGAAGTGTATCAGTATTTGGcggtttaaaaatatatagcttttaaaaatattttttgtttctgttataaagatgatatacagaaccaagcgctggtggcttatgcctgtaaccccagctacttaggaggctgagaacaggatcacaattcaaagccagcagaaagtcctagtgagactcttatccaattaaccactcaaaaactggaagtggtcctatggatcaagtggtaaaatgctagctttgagcacaaaggctcattgcccaagccctg contains:
- the Cd274 gene encoding programmed cell death 1 ligand 1, with translation MRIFSVFIFTAYYNLLNAFTITVPKDLYVVDYGSNVTMECRFPVENQLDMISLAVYWEKEEKQIIQFVLGQEDLKDQHSSYRQRAWLLKDQLIKGNVALHITDVKLQDAGVYCCMISYGGADYKRITLKVNAPYNKINQRISVDPVTSEHKLTCQAEGYPEAEVIWTSSDHRFLSGETNITQSQREKLFNVTSMLRINTTANEIFYCTFRRFDSWENNTAELIIPEPPLVLSETKRTHLVMLGSFLLFLFVAVSVFCLRKDDTQFEET